Proteins from a genomic interval of Desulfobacterales bacterium:
- a CDS encoding 4Fe-4S binding protein — protein sequence MESLRYLPGVTTLQFNEDACVGCGMCTKVCPHGVFAMEGRKARLRDRDGCMECGACATNCAVGAISVTPGVGCASYIIQTWLKGREKAECTCC from the coding sequence ATGGAATCATTACGGTATCTGCCCGGGGTGACCACCCTGCAATTCAATGAGGATGCCTGCGTCGGCTGCGGGATGTGTACCAAGGTCTGCCCGCACGGGGTGTTTGCCATGGAGGGACGTAAGGCGCGGCTCCGGGACCGGGACGGCTGCATGGAGTGCGGGGCCTGCGCCACCAACTGCGCGGTGGGGGCCATCTCCGTGACTCCGGGGGTGGGCTGCGCCTCCTATATCATCCAGACCTGGCTCAAGGGCAGGGAAAAGGCGGAATGTACCTGCTGTTGA